In Alnus glutinosa chromosome 7, dhAlnGlut1.1, whole genome shotgun sequence, the sequence TGACCCAAAAAacaaagctttaaaaaaaaaaaaaaaaatcctggaTGACAACTCTTTCTCCGGGTAGTGGCGACCGAGTCGTGCGGCCGGTGGGGTGAGTCCTCGTcttctgcaaaaaaaaaaaaaaaaaaaaaaaaaaaaaaaaaaaaaaaaaaaaaaggaaaaagaagaaagactaatgaaagagtgagagagagtgagtcagagagacgagagagttgagatttattttcaaataagaagagagagaaagagagagagagtagtaaAAGCTTGAGTTGAGGGAGATAGGCTGTGTCCAgcctttttgaaaaaaaaaaaagaaaaaagaaaaaagggaagttGATTTGAAATTAATGGGAGATGTGCGCACGGGACACGAAAATTCGTGTATTTTTGTGTCCATGCGATTTTCATGTCTCGCGAGCCTTTAATgggttagaaaagaaaaaaaaaaaaaaatcaaaattcaacaattttgaatttttttcagaGTTCGTGTCCTGCCCCCCACCCCCAAAAAAACAGATGTTTAGAGCCCAACTGGAACTGTTTTACGGCAAAAACGACTTTAATTAGagctttttttttcaaaaacggCTGTAATcactaatttaaattttttaacaaaatatatttatatatacactaaataagcatatagtatactagttaattaaatataatatatagctccaatagtttttaatttttaataaatttgttaatacattttttactcaatttattaatatatgttacatatgctacttaatatttataagtgtgtgtattagttaacatatatactaactaCTTAGCTCtgaatcaaaaaaaattaaaaccagttttttttattttttattttttatttttattttttatcttctataattttttgttattttatattttttcttaatttaaataattatatgaggggtatttttttcattagggggaacattgatattttttggtagtttgaggggggacattgacaattgaatggtagttttgagggggatatatagatcgtaccacaatcgatcacattgatcgtaccacgatccatcacattgatcgtaccacgatctatAACATGATCATGGTACAATCTCTGTGATGGATCGTgctacgatcatgtgtgatcgatcgtggtacgatctaagtgtgatcgatcgtggtacgatctatgtgattgattGTAGTACCATCATGTGTGATAAATCGTGATACGATCtagtgatcaatcgtggtacgatctaagtgtgatcgatcgtgatacggtctatgtgatcgatctttgtacgatcatgtgtgatcgattgttgtatgatcatgtgtgatcaatcgttgtaggatctaagtgtgatcgatcgtggtaggattTAAGTGTGATCGATCACGGTACGATccatgtgattgatcgtggtacgatcaatgtgatcgatcgtggtacgatcaatgtgatcgatcgtgatacgatcaatTTGATCGATTGTGATACCATCATGTGTGTttgatcatggtacgatctatgtgatcgatcatggtatgaTCTACGTAATCGATCGTTGGTACCATCACGTGTGATcgaacgtggtacgatctatgtgtgatcaatcgtgatagGATCTAgctgtgatcgatcgtggtacgatctatgcgatcaatcgtgataggaTCTAgctgtgatcgatcgtggtacgatctatgcgatcgatcgtggtacgatcatgtgcgATTGattgtggtaggatctaagtgtgatcaatcgtggtacgatctatgtgatcgatagtggtaggatctaagtgtgatcgatcgtagtacgatctatgtgattgattgtggtacgatcatgtgcaatcgatcgtggtatgatcacgTGCggtcgatcgtggtacaatctatgtgatcaatTGTGGTATGATCTAAgcgatcgatcatggtacgatatATATATGTGATCAATAGtcgatcgtgatacgatctatgtgatcgatcgtgatacgatttatgtgattgatcgttgtACGATAtatgtgatggaacgtggtacgatcatgtgattgatcgtggtatgatctatgtgatcgatcgtgatacgatctatgtgaaacattttttttttttttgtttaaatggctgcaattagagctgttttcaaaacggctccatttcgaacccttttcttttgttaaaacagctcaaattagagccgctttaaaaagggctcaaatttgagccgttttaaaaaagcggctctaattagagctgttttaacaaaaaaaaaaaaaaaaaagggttcgaAATGGAGCTATTTTAGTTAAAACGGTTCCAACTAGAGTCGTTTTAAgaaaaacagctctaattagagccgcttttgttaaatggctctaattaattttgagccgtttttaaaaagcgactctaattagagccattttagttaaaacagttctaattggagccgtttaaacgaaaataactaaaattaagTTGAGCcgctttttttaaaacggctctaattagagccgctttagTTAAAAACAGCttaaaatgccatttttttgtagtgtttttggCATCAGATAccctttctttttcaacttcTCACCTATTTCTCCATTCTTCACCATCCGTTCGTCACCCACAAAACACTCATATGGAAAGCACGTAtaatcaaacacaaaaactatTTTCACCATATTCTCCTTACAGACATTTAGCAATAATCACATGAATTACAAGAGGCCAGGCCACCCAAGTTCTCGAAGCCCATGATGAGAGTgggcaaagagagagagaacatggGCGTGGCTGGTGCTGTCTGGATCAAGTGAGACAGTTTTCGGCGATGGCTTTCTGTCCGGTACGTGGTGGGGGTTTGGTTGAAAAATTTGGAGAAAGGGATCGATGGGTGTGGGttgatttggttgaaaaatCTGGTGTTTTCATCTCTACTCTACATGATGTATTTAATTGAGGTGTCAAACTTCTATTAGAGGTTGTAAAAGTAGTGTTTTACAGCATGACTGTATAAAAGGGGCTctctaaaaaatttatgttgagaaaaaaaaaaacaaaaacaaaatcaaaaggaaaagaatcaaaaagaaaggaaactgAAAAATGGCTCATCTGTTAAAGATACTCTAATAACTAGTCATATCCTGAATCAAAATGATTCGTCGGATttgaaacttatttttttactaCAAAACAAACCGATATAACATCTTAGCTAGCTCAATATGAATGCTCATAGAGTCGGTAGAATGTACCATGCATGTCCATATGAGAAGAAGTGCATGTGGTGTtgattaatatttctttttattattcaacatggggaaaagaggaagaggaTTACCAAGGGGGGATGATTAATATTTTGGCGGTGCTAATTTTTTAACTCAGCCTATAAAATTGTTGAGTGTTTTTTTGAACATGTaagaattaacatatattttttttttctcacatgctaatttaaaaagttatttgATTTTTACATGTTAAAAAACACATAACAATTTATAGgctgaattagaaaaaaatcTTTCAATCTAATTGGATGAAATTTATGAGTCAAGGATATTACATAATAATATCCTAAATTCAAAGGGCGTCACATGCATTTGCATCAGATCACACCTAGAAACGCTCAATCTCcgtatccattaaaaaaaaataaatcagccAAAATCTTGAATTGTTCAAGTATTTCCAATGGTACACAGTGTAATAACTGATGATCGATTGACAGTTTAACAGTTAAAggaattcttaattttttttatatttaaaatatttaattaaaatacgaTATACTTTTTACTGAGAATTTGAACTACCTTTACATTGATACTATGCacattaaattatcaattatcttaaaagtttaaaatcatataattatcattttcctaaatatccctattatttaattaatattcttacatttttttctcaaatgttacagcaaaaaataaaaataaaaaacattttctaagGTAGGAGTGCATGTATTATGCAGTgtaaataaaatcttaaatctttaaagagaaaagaaagtaaaagtcatttttcaataataacaataacaataataataataataatgatcatGCCGCATGCAAAAAGTCTTGGTGGTGaagaataatgattttaaaaaagaaagtaaaagccATTTTTCCTTAGTAGTAGTagtaataatagtaataataataataataataataatatactttccttttctttttttttttcttttttttatcaggGTATCCTGTTTTACTAATAGCTGAATAATACTTCGGAATAACTGACTCAAAGGACTAGTGTAATTATCGAGCATAAAGGCCTAACCTAGATTCACAGACTAATCTCCGATCTGTACCTCATGAGAACCGCCATTATCTACATGGAGCGCTTGAATCACGAGTTATACTCAGGTAGCTGGCTCAAAGAAGGAAGTAGCATTCAGGAGAATTCAAACCTAGGATTAGAAGGGAGaaataccctactatcccaAGCTTTGACCCAGAGACTTGCAtaagggggggctggcaggggccatggccccccctcaatttcaaaaaagaaaaacaaaatcacaaggttaaaaaaataaaatttaacctATTGATCCctatcaataaatttttttttgcccttcGCCTCTGCTCATAAGAACTTCTGATTCCGTCCCTGCTTTGACCAACTGAGACACCCCCTTGAGGTTTATATACACTTTCACTTTCACATTCTTAACAAGCTCCCTAACATAGTTTTTAATAATcaacattaaatttaaaatttattaatattaaattttaatacaattataattttaaaagttacgtAAAAATTTATGAAAGTAAAAGTGTGAGAAGCATTTCTCTAAGTAGGTGGCGAAAGGTAGCGGACAACACGCAAATCTCTTGACAATGTCTTCTGAATTTGTTGATTtggtataattttttgtttttttttaacagttgaTTTGGTCTAATTGGTGGCTCAGAAGGCAAgcaaagttttcaaaaaaaaaaaaatgaataaaagggAAGCATTTTTCTTTATGCAATTAATTTATGGGCCCCACTTTTAAATATTCACAATAGGGAAATGCTAGTGTTCCCACCCCCATCACACCAACCCTAAGCACTAAATAGTGCTTAGGGTTGGTGGGATGGGGGTGGGAATACTAGCATTTCCCTTCACAATATGATACGAAAGATTCAGAAAAACGTATATAGTGCactataaaaaaatttggaatttttgatGGTTTCTAACTGTTCAGAAATTGTAAAAAATGGTCTAGAAAAAGTTCAGATGATTTTTTCTTGACGGTTTCAAATGGGTTGCTAATCGGGGTTATGGACAGTTTGGGCCAAATAGTCCGCAATTCCAGACGATTTGGCCCAAATCGTCtagattttgtaattttttttttcctttatggatttatttatttatttattttttgtcgggatttatttattttctgtcgGGATTTGTTTATCTAgttggatttatttttctggCCAAATCAAGCCAGAAAAATGCCACAAGGTCGATCGACGACGGAGAAGACGGCCAAATCCAGCCACTCAAATCCAATCAAAACCCCAAAGGCATGGTTCACGTGAAAGAAGCCCCACAGGTTCATGCGGAACCCACTGCTGGCAAGCTGGGGCCCCATAGCTTCGACGATTTTCGGGGCCGTGAAGGAGAAGGACTAGGTCTAACCGGGGTTGATCTTTCCAGTGGGGATGAACATGAAACCAACTTGGGAGCCAGTGTAGAGGAGCTGCAGGGTGCTATCGTAGTGGGAGAAGACCGATGAAGAAGAAGCCGGTGAAGAAGAAGCCTTTCCTCTGTCGACTTCTTCTGGGCAGTCTGCGTTTGTTTGGGAATTAGATCGACTCGATTCAAGGTCtggagggttagggttttgtatttatttgtttacAATGTGCTGAATATTGGGGGTGTAATTTTGGTTGGGAaattttttggctttcaaaagaAATGGACCGTTGTGATTTTGGCTAGGAAAAAAATCGGATGGATGTGGTGAAATCTAGGGGTATCACGGGGATTGATGACATGGTGTGGGAAAAAATATTTCCTGACGACTTCAAAAGAAATCGTCTGGAACTGAAACTTTAAagacggtttggtaaaaataGTCCATAAAATTCTTTGGGAATAACATTTACAGACGATTTCGGAAAAAACtgtctggaattttatggacAGTTTAaacaaaccgtccataaaaaaTTTGTTACAGGCGGTTTCGAaaaaaaccatctagaaaaaaAACTGAACAGTAGAAATCCataaaatgcttttttttttttttatttatttttttttgggtagtgaTAGCAATACATGACCAGTAGAAAccatctagaaaaaaaccgtcaataattgccttttttttttcctttctttctttttttgttttttgtattgaTAGCAATACATGACCaatttctctctttcattctttgCAAAGTATACCTCAAACTTTAATTTCGAACGTGACACAATTGcatcaatctttatttttacgCTTGAGAATAGTTTTCTTTAGTGGtaggtgtgtatatatatatcaagtaaattaacaaacaatatttACGGTACACTCGGAAGACACGAGCTCGACAAACAATAGCCTGCCTCAGTGGTGcctgaattatatatataaatatatcaagtaaattaacaaacaatatttACGGTACACTCggaagattttttattttttcttcttgctaagACACGAGCTCAACAAACAACAGCCTGCCTCAGTGGTGCCTGAATGCAAGAACTTATCTTTTTGTACGCTAACACGGTTTTGcccaattaatattatatagaATTCATTGATGAGTAGCCTATTGTTTTATAAAAGTGACAAACCTTCCGACATCCAGACTCCAGAGGGacatctacaaaaaaaaaacttaacctAAAGTTTTACTATGAATTCCATTGACCAATCAATTCTATACAATAATACAAAGGTGTGACATGTTTTGGCATTAATTAATAGAACCGCATGACATCTAACTCAAGCAAAAATTAATGTATTCGTAAGTTCATCTTTCGAAGTCATGAATTATTGGtgcaattaattattgttattaaagGTCTATTGAAAGTCGATCGGGATCTCCTACAATTGTTAAGTCCACAATTGTATGGAATCACCCTTCATTGAAAGTTCCGTACCCCAATTCTCTACTATGAAGGCCCAATTGTGTCTAATGTCTCATAGAGACACAAGAAATATTTGctaatcaaaatatattttatgaatgaaaaatgctattttgcataccttgttttaatttattgggttgatttttttttttttttttttttttaaaaatgtcggATGTGGAAATACAGTGGGATGGAGTTGGGGGGAGAGAGAAGAGTATATGTTCATAAAAATCCAATTTATTTTTGAGTCTCCAAATAGCTAGCTAGCTATTCACTTCCAAAAACTTCAATATGAAAGTTTTGATATTTAATTTTGAtggttattttaatttttaggaaaatatatatatatatatatatatatatatatatatatatatataaggtgcTATAACTCAATTTCTTTAAaccaattaataattaaaagttgtgtttctttttctttcttttcagattatataaaaaatttgagatatCTTTAGTTCTTTACTAAGTCTGAGCAGGGGCGTAGTAGATTATATAATTATTgcattttgtattctttttgttCACAACGCTGACTTGGTCTGTgcatgagaaaaatatatatgccGGTCAATGGTATAGCACgtaatataaatacatgacaACGTACTCCTCTGCCTTAACCACGCAGCAAGCGaagagccttcttcttcttcctctagcTTCTTCACACGAAAGCATTAGTCATGGCTTCCCATCGCTCTATCCCCTACTCCATTCCCAGTACAACCACAAAATTCTGCCTTTTATTTTCACTGCTTGTGGGAATGGCCTCTGCCCAGTTATCCTCTACTTTCTATGATACATCCTGCCCCAAAGCCCTTTCCACCATTAAAACCGTTGTTGATGCTGCAGTGGAAATAGAGGCACGCATGGGGGCATCGTTGCTCCGTCTTCACTTTCATGATTGCTTTGTTAATGCAAGTCATCTCTCTGATCACTTTCTCTCtcgttgttttttttgtttttgtcgtTCTGTAGTATATATAGTGAAATCCAAAGAAGACAGGTTGATGATTTGGGATCTTGGAAACAAAGAAAGTAACAAGTTTGCATAAAATTTATGTTACAGGGATGTGATGGATCTGTACTGTTGGATGGCCCCAATTCAGAGAAAACAGCTGCTCCCAATAATGGTTCGCTAAGGGGATTTGATGTAATAGATACCATCAAATCTCAAGTAGAGAGCGTATGTGCTGGTGTTGTATCTTGTGCTGACATCTTAGCCGTTGTTGCAAGAGACTCTGTTGTTGCcgtaagaaaaataaaattttttaatttatataaatcatGTTATTTTTGGTGTAATTTTCCTCATGATATTGAATTGTTGAATTCAGCTAGGTGGGCCTTATTGGACAGTTCTATTGGGCAGAAGAGACTCTACCACCTCAAGTGCAAGTGATGCTAATTCCAACATCCCTGCTCCAACTTTGGATCTTAGTGGCCTTATCACTTCCTTCTCAAACAAAGGTCTCACTGCCAATGAATTGGTGGCTCTTTCCGGTAAAACTCTAAATTTaacaaatgagaaatgatatttaatagATTACTGGACGATTAATTAATATGACGTACTTTTTACGAGCTCTTGCATGTTAATTCAATAGTCGATTTTCTCTCTCACGTTATTGAAGTCTTATTTCTTCAGGAGCTCACACAATAGGCCAAGCTAGATGCATTAGCTTCCGGGCCAGGGCATACAATGAAACCAACATAGACTCCTCATTCAAAACATCACTACAATCGAAATGTCCAAGCACCGGAGGGGACAACAATCTTTCCCCTCTTGACGTCACTTCTCCGACAACCTTTGACAATGCTTACTTCACGaacttgaaaaacaaaaagggtCTGTTGCACTCGGATCAACAGCTCTATAATGGAGGTTCCACAGACTCTCAAGTTGATACTTACAGCTCCGACTCGGCAACTTTCAAAACAGACTTCGCGAACGCCATAGTGAAGATGGGGAACATTAGCCCACTTACGGGCACGAGCGGCCAG encodes:
- the LOC133873782 gene encoding cationic peroxidase 1-like codes for the protein MASHRSIPYSIPSTTTKFCLLFSLLVGMASAQLSSTFYDTSCPKALSTIKTVVDAAVEIEARMGASLLRLHFHDCFVNGCDGSVLLDGPNSEKTAAPNNGSLRGFDVIDTIKSQVESVCAGVVSCADILAVVARDSVVALGGPYWTVLLGRRDSTTSSASDANSNIPAPTLDLSGLITSFSNKGLTANELVALSGAHTIGQARCISFRARAYNETNIDSSFKTSLQSKCPSTGGDNNLSPLDVTSPTTFDNAYFTNLKNKKGLLHSDQQLYNGGSTDSQVDTYSSDSATFKTDFANAIVKMGNISPLTGTSGQIRTNCRKTN